The following proteins come from a genomic window of Candidatus Bathyarchaeota archaeon:
- a CDS encoding glutamate synthase-related protein, giving the protein MRRYLLPEYIVERDDLKCTRCKICVEQCTYGVHNYNAIKNMIESRSELCVDCLRCVLFCPVNAITVRRNPNVYKENYHWTYEFITSIKRQADTGSALLSGMGCDKQNLTYWDKLLLNACQVTNPPIDPIREPIEIRTYLGGKPKMLEFEFNDEDITLGTKLGPCLCAETPILFAAMSYGALNLNVHEALARAAVDCGTYFNCGEGGLHPSLYKYSDHTIVQVASGRFGVDLKYLSVGAAIEIKIGQGAKPGIGGHLPGEKVSDDIAMVRMIPAGTDAISPAPHHDIYSIEDLRQLIYALKETVEYTKPVAVKIAAVHNSAAIASGIVRAGADIIVLDGVRGATGAAPKAIRDNVGIPIELAVASVDQRLRDEGVRDEVSLIASGGIRSSADVVKAVALGADAVYIGTAALIAMGCTLCQKCYTGKCPWGIATTDPEISKRLNPEDAYKRVVNLVKAWSIEIKEMLGAMGMDAIESLRGNREQLRGVGLTDRELEILGVKMAGE; this is encoded by the coding sequence GTGAGAAGATACCTTCTACCGGAATATATTGTTGAGAGGGACGACTTAAAATGCACGAGATGCAAGATATGCGTGGAGCAATGCACCTATGGCGTCCACAATTATAATGCTATAAAGAATATGATAGAGAGTAGAAGCGAGCTTTGCGTTGACTGCCTAAGATGTGTACTTTTCTGTCCAGTAAACGCGATAACTGTTAGAAGGAACCCGAACGTCTATAAGGAAAATTACCATTGGACATATGAATTCATCACATCTATAAAGAGGCAGGCTGATACTGGAAGCGCACTTTTATCAGGCATGGGCTGCGACAAACAAAACCTAACCTACTGGGATAAGCTTCTGTTAAATGCTTGTCAGGTGACCAACCCGCCAATAGATCCAATAAGGGAACCAATAGAGATTAGGACATATCTTGGGGGAAAGCCCAAAATGCTTGAGTTTGAATTCAATGATGAAGACATAACTTTGGGGACTAAACTTGGGCCATGTCTCTGCGCAGAAACCCCAATCTTGTTTGCAGCCATGTCTTATGGCGCATTAAACTTAAATGTTCATGAGGCTTTAGCGAGAGCTGCGGTAGACTGTGGCACATATTTTAACTGTGGAGAGGGAGGACTTCACCCCAGCCTCTATAAGTATAGCGATCATACAATAGTTCAGGTAGCATCCGGGCGTTTCGGTGTAGACTTAAAGTATCTTAGTGTCGGAGCTGCAATAGAAATCAAGATAGGACAAGGAGCCAAGCCCGGAATAGGCGGGCATTTACCGGGCGAAAAGGTATCAGATGATATAGCGATGGTTAGAATGATACCCGCTGGAACAGACGCCATATCTCCGGCACCGCATCACGACATATATTCTATTGAGGATTTACGTCAGCTAATCTACGCCTTAAAGGAGACTGTTGAATACACGAAGCCTGTCGCCGTGAAAATAGCCGCTGTCCATAATTCAGCAGCCATTGCAAGCGGCATTGTCCGCGCCGGAGCTGATATTATAGTCCTTGATGGTGTCAGAGGTGCAACCGGGGCGGCCCCTAAGGCCATTAGAGATAACGTGGGAATACCAATAGAGCTGGCCGTAGCATCAGTGGATCAGAGACTGCGTGATGAGGGGGTAAGAGATGAGGTTTCTTTAATAGCGTCTGGCGGTATAAGGAGCAGCGCCGATGTAGTTAAGGCTGTAGCCTTAGGAGCAGACGCTGTTTATATAGGAACAGCGGCTCTTATTGCTATGGGCTGCACCTTATGCCAGAAATGCTATACTGGGAAATGTCCATGGGGAATCGCAACAACAGACCCAGAGATTTCGAAGAGGCTGAATCCTGAAGATGCCTATAAGAGAGTTGTAAATCTTGTTAAGGCCTGGAGCATAGAGATTAAAGAGATGCTTGGTGCAATGGGCATGGATGCCATAGAGAGCCTCCGCGGAAACCGTGAGCAGCTGAGGGGCGTGGGCTTAACAGATCGTGAGCTGGAGATTTTAGGCGTTAAAATGGCTGGCGAATAA
- a CDS encoding glutamine amidotransferase family protein, with translation MYARREHAGSYSDDKILGSCALFGMMNLTCERFSSKEPVHAISCMRERGNGLGGGFAIYGIYPDLADLYAFHVMYMDPLSRRRAEKNLMRDFRILLSEEIPTKESNEFLDPPTFWRYFLEPKPSKLRDENVSSDEYVVRRVMGINTGVRGAYVISSGKDMGVFKGIGFPEDIADFFRLNEYRGYMWICHARFPTNTPGWWGGAHPFSILDWSVAHNGELSSYGVNRRYLEMEGYGCAMKTDTEVLAYALDLLARRHNIPIELIAKVFAPPYWEEIDAMKPKERLTFAALRRVYGSLMMNGPFSIIAARHGEMIGLTDRKKLRPLIGGMRGDFLYISSEESAIRSISPSLDKVVRPYGGEIIVGRLRDLRVMETPTLVGRVYA, from the coding sequence ATGTATGCTAGGAGAGAGCATGCAGGTTCCTATAGTGATGATAAAATCCTCGGTTCATGTGCACTTTTCGGGATGATGAATCTTACGTGTGAAAGATTTTCTTCTAAAGAACCTGTCCACGCAATCTCCTGTATGCGTGAACGGGGAAACGGTCTTGGCGGAGGCTTTGCCATATACGGCATATACCCAGACCTAGCGGATCTCTACGCGTTTCACGTAATGTACATGGATCCGCTATCTAGAAGGAGGGCTGAAAAAAATTTGATGAGAGATTTCAGAATATTACTCAGTGAAGAGATCCCCACCAAAGAGAGTAATGAGTTTCTTGATCCCCCAACCTTCTGGAGATATTTTCTCGAGCCGAAGCCCTCGAAACTTAGAGATGAAAATGTAAGCAGCGATGAATATGTTGTCCGCAGAGTTATGGGTATAAATACTGGTGTGAGGGGAGCTTATGTCATTTCAAGCGGGAAAGATATGGGCGTATTTAAGGGCATAGGCTTCCCAGAAGACATAGCCGATTTTTTCCGTTTAAACGAGTATAGAGGTTACATGTGGATCTGTCATGCGAGGTTTCCGACAAATACTCCAGGATGGTGGGGTGGAGCGCACCCATTCAGCATACTTGACTGGTCGGTGGCCCATAACGGAGAATTATCATCGTATGGTGTAAACCGCCGCTACCTAGAAATGGAGGGATATGGATGCGCCATGAAGACTGACACTGAAGTGCTCGCATATGCGCTTGATTTGCTTGCCAGAAGACATAATATACCGATAGAATTGATTGCAAAGGTTTTTGCACCTCCTTATTGGGAGGAAATAGATGCGATGAAGCCTAAAGAGAGATTAACGTTTGCGGCGCTGAGGCGGGTTTATGGCAGCCTAATGATGAATGGACCATTCTCAATAATAGCTGCCCGCCATGGCGAAATGATAGGCTTAACTGATCGAAAGAAGTTGAGGCCCTTAATAGGGGGGATGAGAGGCGACTTCCTGTACATATCCTCTGAGGAATCTGCGATCCGCTCAATATCCCCTAGCCTCGATAAGGTTGTACGCCCATATGGCGGCGAGATAATTGTCGGCAGACTTAGGGACTTAAGGGTCATGGAGACCCCAACACTTGTTGGGAGAGTGTATGCTTAA